The proteins below come from a single Leptospiraceae bacterium genomic window:
- a CDS encoding STAS domain-containing protein yields MEVIESEEKGIWILKVQGVMDAHTSPSLKTKLETGIASGKTKLVVNMEGVSYLSSAGAGALLAGLTAARKKTGELRICSFQSGVKDAFEVMGFAKAFKVFPSLEEALKGF; encoded by the coding sequence ATGGAAGTAATTGAATCAGAAGAAAAGGGAATTTGGATTTTGAAGGTGCAAGGAGTTATGGACGCTCATACATCGCCTAGTTTAAAAACGAAACTCGAAACCGGCATCGCTTCCGGCAAAACGAAATTAGTCGTCAACATGGAAGGTGTCAGTTATCTTTCTTCTGCCGGAGCTGGAGCACTTCTCGCAGGTTTAACCGCCGCCCGTAAGAAAACAGGCGAACTTAGAATTTGTTCCTTTCAATCTGGAGTCAAAGACGCGTTTGAAGTAATGGGATTTGCCAAAGCATTCAAAGTATTTCCGAGTCTCGAAGAAGC